A portion of the Macaca mulatta isolate MMU2019108-1 chromosome 4, T2T-MMU8v2.0, whole genome shotgun sequence genome contains these proteins:
- the GTF2H5 gene encoding general transcription factor IIH subunit 5 isoform X1, which yields MVNVLKGVLIECDPAMKQFLLYLDESNALGKKFIIQDIDDTHVFVIAELVNVLQERVGELMDQNAFSLTQK from the exons ATGGTCAACGTCTTGAAAGGAGTGCTTATAGAATG TGATCCTGCCATGAAGCAGTTTCTGCTGTACTTGGATGAGTCCAATGCCCTGGGGAAGAAGTTCATCATTCAAGACATTGATGACACTCACGTCTTTGTAATAGCAGAATTGGTTAATGTCCTCCAGGAGCGAGTGGGTGAATTAATGGACCAAAATGCTTTTTCCCTTacccaaaaatga